The nucleotide window ATATCGTATACGTGTTCAAATCATTCTTAAAACAAACTCCCTAGACTTACAAATTTGGAAGGTAATCAGATCAttctttagaaaataaaagaacacCCAAGAGTAAAACAGCAAAAGAAAAATTGCTGGAACACAAACACAAGATatgaaatgaaacaaaagaaaacaccgTTAGTTAAGTAAACACAAACACaacatgtaaaaaaaaatgctttatataagaaatagaaagagttgccaaaaataaaatgttgAGAGATGGATATATATATGGgtagaataaatatataaagctTAGAAGGTGACGTCAGGGACGATTCCAAGCTCCTTGAAAGCTTGAGGACAGTCAGCGAGAGGAGTCTTCCTCATGAACCCAAGTGGGTTAATGGTTCGAGTCTCGTTGGAGACAATGCCATCATTAGCCGTGAGACTGATCCTGGCTGCGTTTCTTAGGAACTCTTGATTGTTCACATCGCCACACTCTGCGTCTGGTGATTGGACGAGGATGATCTCGCACACTTCCTCTTCGTGGTCTCCCATAACTTCCATCTCGTAGTTACCGTCTTTGTCGGTCATAGCTTCTTTGGTCAATGTCACTGTCTGGTTCTCACGACCCTTGCACTCGAGCTTCACCTTTGCCCCTGAAATACACACAcatgcgaagtaaatttttgtaTAATCTTATCGAACTAAGACATGTGAATAACCAGGGTCATGTCTAGACGTTTGAGTACGCTAGGTCATTTAAAACTATAAGATGACAAA belongs to Brassica rapa cultivar Chiifu-401-42 chromosome A07, CAAS_Brap_v3.01, whole genome shotgun sequence and includes:
- the LOC103828980 gene encoding pollen-specific protein-like At4g18596, with amino-acid sequence MAKFVIFFLASALCFTTLLHFAAADADDFDRFHIKGSVYCDTCRVQFMTRLSKVLEGAKVKLECKGRENQTVTLTKEAMTDKDGNYEMEVMGDHEEEVCEIILVQSPDAECGDVNNQEFLRNAARISLTANDGIVSNETRTINPLGFMRKTPLADCPQAFKELGIVPDVTF